Proteins from a single region of Flavobacterium sp. YJ01:
- a CDS encoding ATP-binding protein, translating to MYQNPGLLNDIVGALPLPVAVYTGDSLKVEIANPAMIRTWGKGDQVIGKNYPDIVPEIQDQQIIDQALTVLKTGIPFHAKNKKVDLVIQGVMTEHYFNYSFIPLFNEKGEVYGVLNTGADVTDLHQAKEEAKSANEKLTMAIDAAGLGTYEIDLATKTVKTSGNFNAIWSIEKEVSNEELIARLHPDDLPVREKAHEQALITGKISYETRILQEDHSVKWTKINGKIINDQQGNPKTIIGIIQDIQEQRAFEEELKKQVVDQTEELQRSNNDLLHFAGIVSHDLREPVRKIKIFNTLLSNEKKPGFYRTSKKYLSKINHSAQRMENIIEGILTYSTLDKTAQSFEKIDLNEILENIKTDLELVIQEKDAVLITSELPEIEGASILINQLFYNLIQNALKFSKADVPPRVIITSGLINDNGVDCVKIIIKDNGIGLDPAFNERIFNAFERLHSKDQYEGNGLGLALCRKIVKRHNGSITAAGEKDNGAEFTVILPLRHEDKIS from the coding sequence ATGTACCAAAATCCAGGACTTTTGAATGATATAGTGGGGGCACTTCCTTTGCCTGTCGCAGTATACACAGGAGACAGCTTAAAGGTTGAAATTGCCAATCCTGCCATGATCAGGACCTGGGGAAAAGGAGATCAGGTAATTGGAAAAAATTATCCCGATATTGTTCCCGAAATTCAAGACCAGCAGATTATTGATCAGGCTCTTACTGTCCTTAAAACCGGAATCCCATTTCATGCGAAAAATAAAAAAGTAGACCTTGTTATTCAAGGGGTAATGACCGAACACTATTTTAACTACAGTTTTATTCCTCTTTTTAATGAGAAAGGCGAAGTATACGGAGTGCTTAATACGGGAGCCGATGTCACTGATCTTCACCAGGCTAAAGAAGAGGCAAAAAGTGCAAACGAAAAACTTACCATGGCAATTGATGCCGCGGGTCTTGGAACCTACGAAATAGATCTGGCTACAAAAACAGTTAAAACTTCAGGAAATTTTAACGCCATCTGGTCTATTGAAAAAGAGGTAAGTAATGAAGAGCTGATCGCCAGGCTGCATCCGGATGATTTACCCGTACGCGAAAAAGCGCACGAGCAGGCCCTGATCACTGGAAAAATCAGCTATGAGACAAGGATACTTCAAGAGGACCATTCTGTAAAGTGGACAAAAATTAATGGTAAGATAATCAATGACCAGCAAGGGAACCCAAAAACAATTATCGGCATTATACAGGATATTCAGGAGCAGCGTGCCTTTGAAGAAGAGCTGAAAAAACAGGTTGTCGACCAGACAGAAGAACTGCAGCGTTCCAACAATGACCTGCTGCATTTTGCAGGAATAGTGAGCCATGACCTCAGGGAACCTGTTCGAAAAATTAAAATATTCAACACCCTTTTAAGCAATGAGAAAAAACCAGGTTTCTATAGAACTTCAAAAAAATACCTTTCTAAAATTAACCACTCTGCTCAAAGGATGGAAAACATAATTGAGGGCATCCTCACCTATTCTACCCTGGACAAAACTGCGCAGTCCTTCGAGAAAATAGACCTTAATGAAATCCTTGAAAACATAAAGACAGATCTCGAACTTGTTATACAGGAAAAAGATGCTGTTTTAATTACATCCGAGCTTCCTGAAATAGAAGGCGCGTCAATTTTAATCAACCAGCTTTTCTACAACCTGATTCAAAACGCGCTTAAATTCTCAAAAGCAGACGTGCCGCCAAGGGTAATTATAACCTCTGGTCTTATAAATGATAACGGTGTTGACTGCGTGAAAATAATAATTAAAGATAACGGCATTGGACTGGATCCGGCATTTAACGAAAGGATATTCAACGCTTTTGAAAGACTGCATTCCAAAGACCAGTACGAAGGGAATGGTCTTGGCCTTGCACTGTGCAGAAAAATTGTTAAAAGACACAATGGAAGCATCACGGCAGCAGGCGAAAAAGACAATGGAGCTGAATTCACTGTCATACTTCCTCTTAGACATGAGGATAAAATTTCCTAA
- a CDS encoding carbonic anhydrase family protein, producing MKTLTKEMQAAITPSKALELLKEGNQRFVSNLKVNRNLLQQANETSDGQHPFAVILSCIDSRTSAELIFDQGLGDVFSVRIAGNIINEDILGSMEFGCKVAGSKIIVVLGHTKCGAVKGACDHVEMGNLTALLTKIRPAVDDETQTKENRNSGNAAFVENVSVINVKRTVASIMQRSPILKEMIEKGEIGIVGGSHDITTGEVVFFPETINFGS from the coding sequence ATGAAAACATTAACTAAAGAAATGCAGGCAGCAATAACTCCTTCCAAGGCTTTAGAGCTTCTAAAGGAAGGAAACCAGAGATTTGTAAGCAACCTGAAAGTAAACCGTAATCTTCTGCAGCAGGCCAATGAAACTTCAGACGGCCAGCATCCTTTTGCTGTAATTCTGAGCTGTATCGATAGTAGAACTTCAGCAGAATTAATTTTCGATCAGGGACTTGGGGATGTCTTCAGCGTACGTATTGCCGGAAACATTATCAACGAGGATATCTTAGGCAGCATGGAATTTGGCTGCAAGGTGGCAGGGTCAAAAATTATTGTAGTACTCGGCCATACCAAATGCGGTGCTGTAAAAGGTGCCTGCGACCACGTCGAAATGGGTAATCTCACAGCGTTACTGACCAAAATAAGACCTGCAGTTGATGATGAAACCCAGACAAAAGAAAACCGCAATTCAGGCAATGCTGCTTTTGTGGAAAATGTTTCGGTTATTAATGTTAAACGTACTGTTGCATCAATTATGCAGCGCAGTCCGATACTCAAAGAAATGATTGAAAAGGGAGAAATTGGAATTGTTGGAGGATCACACGACATTACTACAGGGGAAGTGGTATTTTTTCCTGAAACTATTAATTTTGGATCATAA
- a CDS encoding Hsp20/alpha crystallin family protein — protein MNLIRRNGASVPGFQRLFFDDVFGRDLFNWENNNFSTTSTTLPSVNIKETDENYEVEVAAPGMNKEDFQVTLDNGQLLISSSKQHQVNTEQENYTRREFSYQSFQRSFVLPKNVVDEDKIRARYENGILLLSIPKLEQAREKTPRMIEIS, from the coding sequence ATGAATCTTATTAGAAGAAACGGAGCCAGCGTGCCTGGGTTCCAACGCTTGTTTTTTGATGATGTTTTTGGCCGCGATCTTTTCAATTGGGAAAACAACAATTTTTCAACCACAAGCACCACACTGCCCTCAGTAAACATTAAGGAAACTGATGAGAATTATGAAGTAGAAGTTGCCGCGCCTGGTATGAACAAGGAAGACTTTCAAGTTACCCTTGATAATGGACAGCTGCTGATTTCTTCATCCAAGCAGCATCAGGTAAATACAGAGCAGGAAAATTACACCCGCAGAGAGTTCAGTTATCAATCGTTCCAGAGAAGTTTTGTACTTCCTAAAAATGTGGTAGACGAGGATAAAATCCGTGCCCGTTATGAAAACGGAATTTTACTGCTCTCTATTCCAAAACTGGAACAGGCCAGAGAAAAGACACCAAGGATGATTGAGATTTCTTAA
- a CDS encoding helix-turn-helix domain-containing protein produces the protein MHNLILTPISVDDLTEKIALKTLEFLEQKKATTNTHNPDELLTREQTCDYLHIDSSTLWYWTNKGKVVAYGIGNRRYYKKAELLECLIPLKK, from the coding sequence ATGCACAATTTAATTTTAACACCAATTTCAGTAGATGATTTAACTGAAAAAATTGCTTTAAAAACACTTGAATTTTTAGAGCAAAAAAAAGCAACCACAAATACTCACAATCCTGATGAGTTATTAACCCGAGAACAAACGTGCGATTATTTGCACATTGATAGTAGCACGTTATGGTATTGGACAAACAAAGGTAAAGTTGTTGCTTATGGAATTGGAAACCGCAGATACTACAAAAAAGCGGAATTATTGGAATGTTTAATTCCTTTAAAAAAATAG
- a CDS encoding Eco57I restriction-modification methylase domain-containing protein, whose protein sequence is MNKINTRKALNPAYRKHKPLRNDVTTFIEKLKVCIEAVKLSDEKGESEEHIKSHFKDFFSNTFFKDNYINTKERIDLAIYLDSTAKSDIGVIIEAKKPSNKVEFISERNLNKKALQELLLYYLRERLDGKNNNIKHLIATNGYEWFLFKAEDFYNYFYKNKALIKEYEAFRDGLKDTTKNELFYNEIAKKYIEEVKEELPFVYLDFSKVNLNSLDDNKLNTYFKIFSNVHLLGHSFGNDSNQLNKNFYNELLHIIGLEEVPDGSKKVIQRKDSKSKDYASLLENTIFTLEDKDYLRKVNLTEGQGNKAFNVGLELCLTWINRILFLKLLESQLAIYHKGAKEYKFLNSSFINGFDALNDLFFSALAKPYNERHEKFAETYKYIPYLNSSLFSVEDGSMEDLTFTISALKDDEMTVHPSTVLKDVNGKKFKGNLKTLDYLFKFLDAYDFATDGTEGIVEGKETKTLINASVLGLIFEKINGYKDGSFYTPAYITMYMCKETIRRTVVQKFKENENDTIETFEDVKAYTSRFFKPDDSKRFNTLINSLRICDPAVGSGHFLVSALNELIVIKNELGILVDEKGIPLRIDIQIESDELYISDANGYLFEYNPNDTESARIQKTLFEEKQILIENCLFGVDINPNSVKICRLRLWIELLKNAYYTEKKQLHTLPNIDINIKCGNSLISRFNLQDDLKDAFKGKEVKYNFTNYKKAVNDYKNSNSKEEKYQVLEIINEVKNNFKSTLDNKFIDKVSKAVGTYENEKQRLDNLALFGEKIKKAEKDKLKKLKADADKFVQEKEDTINNAIYNNAFEWRFEFPEVLDDNGNYLGFDVVIGNPPYVYRNADFDSYKNYFKAIFFATSGNFDLYKFFIELSLKIQKVNSFHSFITNSSFILQNSFSKTREFILKSSQIVQLIPLGPNVFEEATVDSVVYILKKAKESNNLIDVKTPSEPKEIYNTKSKTIEQSRFTNNDGFIFDYLLDGKEYALIDKLFKTFPFIDTKYDIGVGINTGYIKDELTSESKINEKYHPMVPGTGIPVKYGKVKTKGFIMYDKEFVRSKGKLGRSLPDEKFFNRPKILVVRTRNISMKVRIVSTIDNDNCYNLNRLSNIISKDENSLEGLLGVLNSKLFNWIYSVRFLDYEIKPIYLRNSPLCNSNDVKLINKVNQILALKQENPEADITTLEKEIDAMVYALYGLKPDEIQIVENS, encoded by the coding sequence ATGAATAAAATTAATACTAGAAAGGCACTAAATCCTGCATATAGAAAACACAAACCTTTAAGGAATGATGTTACTACTTTTATAGAAAAATTAAAAGTCTGTATAGAAGCAGTAAAATTAAGTGATGAAAAAGGTGAAAGTGAAGAGCATATAAAATCTCACTTTAAAGATTTCTTTTCCAATACATTTTTTAAAGACAATTATATAAACACTAAAGAAAGAATAGATTTAGCAATCTATTTAGACAGTACTGCAAAATCGGATATTGGTGTTATTATAGAAGCAAAAAAACCAAGTAATAAAGTTGAGTTTATTTCAGAAAGAAATCTAAATAAAAAAGCATTACAAGAATTACTTTTGTATTACTTAAGGGAACGTTTAGATGGTAAAAATAACAATATAAAACATTTGATAGCTACGAATGGCTACGAATGGTTTTTGTTTAAAGCAGAAGATTTTTACAATTATTTTTATAAAAATAAAGCACTAATAAAAGAATACGAAGCTTTTAGAGATGGTTTAAAAGATACTACTAAAAATGAGTTGTTTTATAATGAAATTGCTAAAAAATATATTGAAGAAGTTAAAGAGGAATTACCATTTGTGTATTTAGATTTTAGCAAAGTAAACCTAAACTCTTTAGATGATAATAAACTAAACACTTACTTTAAAATATTTTCTAATGTTCATTTATTAGGACATAGTTTTGGAAACGATAGTAACCAATTAAACAAAAACTTCTATAACGAATTACTACACATTATTGGTTTAGAAGAGGTACCAGATGGTAGTAAAAAAGTAATACAAAGAAAAGATAGTAAATCAAAAGATTACGCATCATTATTAGAAAATACCATTTTTACACTAGAAGATAAGGATTATTTAAGAAAAGTAAATCTAACAGAAGGTCAAGGAAATAAAGCTTTTAATGTTGGTTTAGAATTATGTTTGACTTGGATAAATAGAATTCTTTTTCTTAAGCTTTTAGAATCACAATTAGCAATCTATCACAAAGGAGCAAAAGAATACAAGTTTTTAAATAGTAGTTTTATCAATGGTTTTGATGCATTGAATGATTTGTTTTTTTCAGCTTTAGCAAAACCTTACAATGAAAGACATGAAAAATTCGCGGAAACGTATAAATACATTCCATATTTAAATAGTTCTTTGTTTTCTGTAGAGGATGGTAGTATGGAAGATTTGACTTTCACAATTTCAGCATTAAAAGATGATGAAATGACAGTTCATCCAAGTACTGTTTTGAAAGATGTTAATGGTAAAAAATTTAAAGGCAACCTAAAAACATTAGACTATCTTTTTAAATTTCTTGATGCTTATGACTTTGCTACTGATGGAACAGAAGGAATAGTTGAAGGAAAGGAAACAAAAACATTAATCAATGCATCTGTATTAGGTTTAATATTCGAAAAAATAAACGGGTACAAAGATGGTTCATTTTATACACCTGCATACATAACTATGTATATGTGTAAAGAAACCATACGCAGAACAGTAGTGCAAAAATTCAAAGAAAATGAAAATGATACAATAGAGACATTTGAAGATGTAAAAGCATATACATCACGTTTTTTTAAACCCGACGATTCTAAACGATTCAATACACTCATAAATAGTTTACGCATTTGCGACCCCGCAGTAGGTTCAGGTCACTTTTTAGTATCTGCACTTAATGAATTAATTGTCATTAAAAATGAATTAGGCATATTAGTAGACGAAAAAGGGATACCATTACGAATTGATATACAAATAGAAAGCGACGAACTATACATATCAGATGCGAACGGGTATTTATTTGAATACAACCCTAATGATACAGAAAGCGCTCGTATACAAAAAACACTCTTTGAAGAAAAACAAATCCTTATAGAAAATTGTTTATTTGGTGTAGATATTAACCCAAATTCAGTAAAAATATGTCGTTTACGTTTGTGGATAGAGTTATTAAAAAACGCTTATTATACAGAGAAGAAACAGCTACATACCTTACCAAATATAGATATTAACATTAAATGTGGTAACTCCTTGATAAGCCGTTTTAATTTGCAAGACGATTTAAAAGATGCCTTTAAAGGAAAAGAAGTAAAATACAATTTTACCAATTATAAAAAAGCGGTAAACGATTATAAAAACTCCAACAGTAAAGAGGAAAAATACCAAGTATTAGAAATAATAAACGAAGTAAAAAACAACTTTAAAAGTACACTAGACAATAAATTTATCGACAAAGTATCTAAAGCAGTAGGTACCTATGAAAACGAAAAACAACGACTAGATAATTTAGCACTTTTTGGCGAAAAAATTAAAAAAGCCGAAAAAGACAAACTAAAAAAGCTAAAAGCCGATGCCGATAAGTTTGTACAAGAAAAAGAAGATACTATAAATAATGCTATTTATAATAATGCATTTGAATGGCGTTTTGAATTTCCTGAAGTGTTGGATGATAATGGAAACTATTTAGGTTTTGATGTTGTAATTGGAAATCCTCCTTATGTATACAGAAATGCTGATTTTGATAGCTACAAAAATTATTTTAAAGCTATTTTTTTTGCAACAAGTGGTAACTTTGATTTATATAAATTTTTCATTGAACTTTCTTTGAAAATACAAAAGGTAAATTCATTTCATTCTTTTATAACTAATTCTTCCTTCATTTTACAAAATTCATTTTCTAAAACAAGAGAATTTATTTTAAAAAGCTCACAAATAGTGCAGTTAATACCTTTAGGTCCAAACGTTTTTGAAGAAGCTACAGTCGATTCAGTAGTTTATATTTTAAAGAAAGCTAAAGAGAGTAATAATTTGATAGATGTAAAAACACCTTCCGAACCTAAAGAAATCTATAATACGAAGTCAAAAACAATCGAACAATCAAGGTTCACTAATAATGATGGGTTTATTTTTGATTATTTATTAGACGGAAAAGAATATGCATTGATTGACAAACTTTTTAAAACCTTTCCATTTATCGACACAAAGTATGACATTGGTGTAGGAATCAATACAGGCTATATTAAAGATGAACTGACTTCTGAATCTAAAATTAATGAAAAATATCACCCAATGGTGCCTGGCACAGGAATCCCTGTTAAATATGGTAAAGTTAAAACTAAAGGTTTTATAATGTATGATAAAGAATTTGTTAGAAGTAAAGGTAAATTAGGTCGTTCACTACCTGACGAGAAATTTTTTAATAGACCAAAAATATTGGTTGTAAGAACAAGGAATATTTCAATGAAAGTGCGTATAGTTTCTACTATTGATAATGATAACTGTTATAATTTAAATAGGCTCTCTAATATTATTTCTAAAGATGAAAATAGTTTAGAAGGCTTATTAGGAGTTTTAAATTCAAAATTATTTAACTGGATATATTCTGTAAGGTTTCTTGATTATGAAATTAAGCCTATTTATTTAAGAAATTCTCCTCTTTGCAATTCAAATGATGTAAAGTTAATTAATAAAGTCAACCAAATATTAGCCTTAAAACAAGAAAACCCAGAAGCAGATATAACAACTCTAGAAAAAGAAATAGATGCTATGGTGTATGCGTTATATGGATTAAAACCTGACGAAATACAAATCGTCGAAAATAGTTAA
- a CDS encoding alginate export family protein has translation MNIEIRPRVEYTSNYFLPPNDSIDPYFIITQRNRISMQYAREKWLIKSDLQEIHLWDENSKASKVGSINFYQLYFETKIKSLNVRLGRQSVLLDNGRLFSDAPWAQQGRAHEGIRIMKYSKYFSNDFFFLFTRNYSTEFESAYSPVASNRYKYLLVNSLNYNNNHGFSFNSLNAVDFLENSSSGKLYTRATAGGRIEFKTKQWYYTLNSYWQFGRNSKGQKLFAYYFQPEVKLSLLKSTWRLGAEIISGSSPNLSDNSSGDFDVLYGVTWKFNGNMNVFTRFPSDVNGKGLVNPYLFTVIPLNSKLSLRSDFHLFYTRYPLLNNLGQKMTKFLGYENDFSLKYLPVKELEINYAFSFYKSTNAMQYLPKIQDENKLAIWSYLMISYSFNAINLKHYKN, from the coding sequence ATGAATATTGAAATCAGACCAAGAGTCGAATATACTTCAAATTATTTTCTTCCTCCCAACGATTCAATTGATCCTTATTTTATTATTACCCAGAGAAACAGAATTTCTATGCAGTATGCTAGAGAAAAATGGCTTATTAAATCCGATTTACAGGAAATTCATCTTTGGGATGAAAACAGCAAAGCTTCCAAAGTTGGAAGCATTAATTTTTATCAATTGTATTTTGAGACTAAGATTAAATCTCTAAATGTACGATTGGGAAGGCAAAGTGTTTTATTAGATAATGGCAGATTATTTTCTGATGCTCCTTGGGCACAGCAAGGGAGAGCCCATGAAGGAATACGGATAATGAAATACTCAAAATATTTCTCTAATGATTTTTTCTTTTTGTTTACCAGAAACTACAGCACTGAATTTGAGTCAGCCTACTCTCCTGTTGCATCAAATAGGTATAAATACCTGTTGGTAAATAGTCTCAATTACAATAACAATCATGGATTTTCATTTAATTCATTGAATGCTGTTGATTTTTTAGAAAACTCAAGTTCAGGGAAATTGTATACTCGTGCAACAGCAGGCGGAAGAATAGAATTTAAAACGAAACAATGGTATTATACTTTAAATTCATATTGGCAGTTTGGACGTAATTCAAAAGGTCAAAAATTATTTGCTTACTATTTTCAACCTGAAGTTAAATTATCTCTATTGAAATCTACTTGGCGTTTAGGTGCAGAAATAATTAGTGGCAGCAGTCCTAATCTATCAGATAATAGTTCGGGAGATTTTGATGTCTTATATGGCGTGACATGGAAGTTCAATGGAAATATGAATGTCTTTACCCGTTTTCCCTCCGACGTTAACGGAAAAGGTTTAGTAAATCCTTATCTATTTACCGTAATTCCCTTAAATAGTAAACTATCTCTTCGTTCTGATTTTCACCTTTTTTATACTCGATACCCGCTTTTAAATAATTTGGGTCAAAAAATGACAAAGTTTCTTGGATATGAAAATGATTTTTCTTTGAAGTACTTACCTGTCAAAGAACTGGAAATTAATTATGCCTTTTCTTTTTATAAATCAACAAACGCAATGCAATATCTGCCAAAAATACAAGATGAAAATAAACTTGCTATTTGGAGCTACTTAATGATTTCATATTCTTTTAACGCGATCAATTTAAAGCATTATAAAAATTAA
- a CDS encoding cation diffusion facilitator family transporter, translating into MKKSIYNIRKMDCPSEEQLIRMKLAGLEQIKQLDFDIANRRLKIYHTDDDTLITNAIDTLNLDSTLLASEHTSEHVETNSDSQQSKLLWQVLIVNFSFFLIEIITGFISNSMGLVADSLDMFADSIVYGLALFAVGSTASRKGSVAKISGYFQIGLAVLGLIEVLRRFVDSDHIPAYGTMIIVSLFALVGNSLCLYLLQKSKSKEAHMEASMIFTSNDIVINMGVIIAGILVYFTNSMVPDLIIGVCVFFIVARGALKILQL; encoded by the coding sequence ATGAAAAAAAGTATATATAATATAAGAAAAATGGATTGTCCCAGTGAGGAACAATTAATACGAATGAAGCTCGCTGGTTTAGAACAAATCAAACAGCTTGATTTTGACATTGCAAACAGAAGATTAAAGATCTATCATACGGACGACGACACTCTTATAACAAATGCAATTGATACTCTTAATCTGGACAGCACTCTGCTGGCATCAGAACATACATCAGAACATGTAGAGACAAACAGTGACTCACAGCAAAGTAAGTTATTATGGCAGGTTCTCATTGTAAACTTTTCATTCTTTCTAATAGAGATAATTACAGGTTTTATATCCAATTCGATGGGATTGGTTGCCGACAGTTTGGATATGTTCGCCGATAGCATTGTATATGGTTTAGCTCTGTTTGCTGTCGGGAGCACAGCTTCAAGAAAAGGAAGTGTAGCAAAAATAAGTGGTTATTTTCAGATTGGTCTTGCAGTTTTGGGACTTATTGAAGTTTTAAGAAGATTTGTAGACTCAGACCATATTCCTGCATACGGAACTATGATAATAGTTTCATTATTTGCACTTGTAGGTAATTCGTTATGCCTTTACCTGCTTCAAAAATCTAAAAGTAAAGAGGCACATATGGAAGCTAGTATGATTTTTACTTCGAATGATATTGTAATTAATATGGGAGTCATAATTGCTGGTATATTAGTATACTTTACTAATTCAATGGTACCCGATCTTATTATTGGTGTTTGTGTGTTTTTCATAGTCGCTAGAGGAGCATTAAAAATATTACAGTTATGA
- a CDS encoding TonB-dependent receptor plug domain-containing protein — translation MFKYILLIVAIASIGTVQAQNKITFHIKNTSTNEPVKGASAKIEETNEVLSSDNNGNIIIENLKNGDYTLSISIEGYAPNKTLFKVPAAVNFIEIALQSEMEEEAEEMKEIVVTSTRGTRTISNIPTRVEFIAGEELEEKANMKPGDIRMMLNESTGIQTQQTSATSGNSSIRIQGLDGRYTQILKDGFPVYSGASSGLGLLQTPPLDLKQVEIIKGSASTLYGGGAIAGLVNLVSKTPTEERELRFLINGTSALGLNINGFYSQQFDKIGLTVFASHDRNAPYDPADIQLTAIPKFERFNFNPKLFVNFNENTKLNFGINTVFENRIGGNIDYIKDENKYPDSYFEKNKTQRISTQFTLTHKFNDQESITIKNSFNNFSRIITIPDYIFDGLQNSTFSEISYSKNGEIAEWVAGGNLYTDKFTENSQTAFPLRNYNQITYGAFVQNTVKAKEWLDIETGLRGDYVVDYGFSLLPRISALFKINSKLTSRLGGGLGYKTPTIFTEESERIQYQNVLPINSDFNKLEKSYGLNFDVNYKTKITEDISLSLNQLFFYTNVDNPLILTSLPNDLYQFVNINGYLDTKGTETNVKLGYKDFKLFVGYTFADASIDNNGIKSQNPLTAKHRLNNVLMYEVEDKWKAGLEAYYYSPQKLSDGTTGREYWIFGFMVEKLWENFSIFANFENFTDTRQTKFGSIYTGPISNPVFKDIYAPLDGFVVNAGIKIKI, via the coding sequence ATGTTTAAATATATTTTATTGATTGTGGCAATAGCATCTATTGGCACTGTACAGGCACAGAATAAAATCACATTCCATATAAAAAATACATCAACCAATGAACCTGTAAAAGGTGCTTCAGCTAAAATTGAAGAAACCAATGAAGTTTTGTCATCAGATAATAATGGTAACATCATTATCGAAAACCTTAAAAATGGAGACTACACATTATCGATCTCAATAGAGGGTTATGCTCCCAATAAAACACTTTTTAAAGTGCCTGCAGCTGTCAATTTTATAGAAATTGCATTGCAAAGTGAAATGGAAGAAGAAGCCGAAGAAATGAAAGAAATAGTGGTAACTTCTACAAGAGGTACAAGAACAATCAGCAATATTCCAACCAGAGTTGAGTTTATAGCAGGAGAAGAACTTGAAGAAAAAGCAAATATGAAACCGGGGGATATCCGTATGATGCTTAATGAAAGTACCGGAATCCAGACCCAGCAGACTTCAGCTACTTCTGGAAATTCTTCAATCAGAATTCAGGGACTAGACGGACGATATACACAAATCTTAAAAGATGGTTTTCCTGTATACTCAGGTGCATCAAGCGGACTGGGATTGCTGCAGACTCCTCCGTTAGATTTAAAACAGGTTGAGATAATTAAAGGTTCTGCCTCTACCCTTTACGGAGGTGGTGCAATTGCAGGTTTGGTTAATCTTGTATCTAAAACCCCTACCGAAGAAAGAGAATTGCGATTTCTAATTAATGGGACTTCCGCTCTTGGTTTGAATATTAATGGTTTTTATTCCCAGCAGTTTGATAAAATTGGATTGACTGTTTTTGCATCTCATGACCGAAACGCTCCTTATGACCCTGCTGATATACAGCTTACTGCGATTCCAAAATTCGAACGCTTTAATTTTAATCCAAAACTTTTTGTCAATTTTAATGAAAACACTAAACTAAATTTTGGCATTAATACAGTTTTTGAAAATCGTATCGGCGGGAATATTGACTATATAAAAGACGAAAATAAATACCCTGACAGTTATTTCGAAAAAAATAAAACGCAGAGAATAAGCACTCAGTTCACCCTTACTCATAAATTTAATGATCAGGAATCTATTACCATTAAAAACAGTTTTAATAATTTCAGCCGCATTATAACTATTCCTGACTATATTTTTGATGGCCTGCAGAACAGTACTTTCTCAGAAATCAGCTATTCTAAAAATGGAGAAATTGCAGAATGGGTTGCTGGTGGAAATTTATATACTGACAAGTTTACTGAAAACAGCCAGACAGCTTTTCCATTAAGAAACTATAATCAGATCACTTATGGTGCTTTTGTTCAGAATACCGTCAAAGCTAAAGAATGGCTGGATATCGAGACTGGTCTTCGAGGTGATTATGTTGTTGATTACGGATTCTCATTATTACCTAGAATCTCAGCTTTATTTAAAATTAATTCCAAACTTACTTCACGACTTGGTGGCGGTTTAGGCTACAAAACACCAACTATTTTTACCGAAGAAAGCGAGCGTATTCAATATCAAAATGTACTCCCTATTAATAGTGATTTCAATAAACTTGAAAAAAGTTACGGACTTAACTTTGATGTGAATTATAAAACTAAAATTACCGAAGATATTTCATTATCATTGAATCAATTATTCTTTTATACAAATGTTGATAATCCACTGATTTTAACTTCGCTTCCTAATGACCTTTACCAATTTGTAAATATTAATGGATATTTAGATACAAAAGGAACAGAAACAAATGTGAAATTAGGCTATAAAGATTTTAAACTATTTGTTGGGTACACTTTTGCTGATGCTTCGATAGACAACAATGGCATAAAATCTCAAAATCCTTTAACTGCTAAACACAGATTAAATAATGTTTTGATGTATGAAGTCGAAGATAAATGGAAAGCTGGTTTAGAAGCTTATTATTACAGTCCTCAAAAGTTAAGTGATGGTACAACTGGAAGGGAATATTGGATTTTCGGCTTCATGGTAGAAAAGCTTTGGGAAAATTTTTCAATTTTTGCCAATTTTGAAAATTTTACTGATACCAGACAGACAAAATTTGGAAGTATCTACACAGGACCAATTTCAAATCCTGTTTTCAAAGATATTTATGCACCGTTAGACGGATTTGTTGTAAATGCAGGTATTAAGATTAAAATATAG